One segment of Gemmatimonadota bacterium DNA contains the following:
- a CDS encoding prepilin peptidase, with protein MSPFIAAFTFAIGSAVGSFLNVCIARWPNDESVVRPRSRCPKCGAGIAWFDNIPIASWLTLRGRCRGCGEPISAIYPTVELTVALLWVASIAVFGASLTGLRVALLATILFGIAVTDLKHYLIPDGFTVSGLVLAAIGAVAGAWIGESGPFAGPVDAILGACVGAGAITIIGWLGEVALKREAMGFGDSTLMAMAGASLGSARALLTIFVAALLAAVVFLLIVYPLGSYRARRRGVPFEAPLVPFGVFLAPAALITLVAGYPMLNWYLDRFLR; from the coding sequence ATGAGCCCCTTCATTGCGGCGTTCACCTTCGCGATCGGCTCCGCCGTGGGGTCGTTCTTGAACGTGTGCATTGCGCGCTGGCCCAACGACGAATCGGTCGTGCGCCCGCGCTCCCGCTGCCCCAAGTGCGGCGCCGGCATCGCCTGGTTCGACAACATTCCCATCGCTTCGTGGCTCACGCTCCGCGGTCGCTGCCGTGGATGCGGGGAACCCATCTCCGCTATTTACCCGACCGTCGAACTCACGGTCGCGCTTCTTTGGGTGGCGAGCATCGCCGTGTTTGGGGCGAGCCTCACGGGCCTGCGCGTGGCGCTCTTGGCCACGATCCTCTTTGGCATCGCTGTCACCGACCTCAAGCACTATCTCATTCCCGACGGCTTCACCGTGAGCGGACTCGTCCTCGCCGCCATCGGTGCGGTGGCGGGCGCGTGGATTGGCGAATCTGGCCCCTTTGCGGGCCCCGTGGACGCCATACTCGGTGCGTGCGTGGGTGCGGGTGCCATCACCATTATCGGATGGCTCGGTGAAGTCGCGCTCAAGCGCGAGGCCATGGGCTTTGGTGACTCCACGCTCATGGCAATGGCTGGTGCATCGCTCGGTTCCGCGAGAGCACTGCTCACGATTTTTGTGGCCGCGTTGCTCGCTGCCGTCGTCTTTCTTCTGATCGTGTATCCTCTTGGGTCTTATCGCGCACGGCGCCGCGGTGTGCCATTCGAGGCGCCGCTGGTGCCGTTCGGTGTTTTTCTCGCACCCGCCGCATTGATCACGCTCGTGGCCGGCTACCCAATGCTCAACTGGTACCTCGACCGGTTCCTCCGCTAA
- a CDS encoding RNA methyltransferase: protein MRLLTLARDLQRRKARERQSLFVAEGVRTVEELLQSSLTVRGAVVSVALGRTPRGSALREACVARGVELLEVTEQDFVTAADTEHPQGILAIAEAPSLTLAELTVPATARLLVLDGIQDPGNVGTLVRTAAAMGACAVIALPGTADLWNAKAVRSAVGAQFRVPALHAESAEFLAWIGASNMELWGTAADGEDVGAAPKCARLAIAVGNEGAGLSDDVRAACSRLIALPMAAGVESLNVAVAAGITLYALRP, encoded by the coding sequence GTGCGTTTGTTGACCCTAGCGAGAGACTTACAACGTCGCAAGGCGAGGGAGCGTCAATCGCTCTTCGTCGCCGAAGGCGTGCGCACGGTCGAAGAGTTGCTGCAGTCGTCGCTGACGGTGCGGGGCGCCGTCGTGTCTGTGGCGCTCGGACGCACCCCGCGCGGGTCCGCCCTGCGCGAGGCGTGTGTGGCGCGTGGTGTTGAACTGTTGGAGGTGACGGAGCAGGACTTTGTCACCGCCGCCGATACCGAACACCCGCAGGGGATACTTGCCATCGCTGAGGCTCCGTCGCTTACGCTCGCCGAGCTGACCGTACCGGCGACCGCGCGCCTATTAGTGCTCGACGGCATCCAAGATCCTGGCAACGTCGGCACGTTGGTGCGCACCGCGGCTGCGATGGGTGCCTGCGCGGTTATCGCGCTCCCAGGCACTGCTGACCTGTGGAACGCCAAGGCCGTCCGCAGCGCCGTCGGCGCGCAGTTCCGAGTGCCCGCCCTCCACGCCGAGAGCGCAGAGTTTTTGGCCTGGATAGGCGCCTCGAACATGGAGCTGTGGGGCACCGCCGCCGACGGCGAGGACGTGGGTGCCGCGCCGAAGTGCGCGCGCCTCGCGATTGCCGTTGGCAACGAAGGCGCCGGCCTCAGTGATGATGTGCGGGCGGCATGCTCGCGTCTGATCGCACTCCCGATGGCGGCCGGCGTGGAATCACTCAACGTCGCGGTCGCCGCGGGCATCACCCTCTACGCACTGCGCCCATGA
- a CDS encoding M48 family metallopeptidase: protein MTLAGCAINQAQEVDMGKNYSTQIAKQLRLVQDPDITAYINFLGDSLARLTERRDLEWHFEVVDDVDVNAFAVPGGYIYVNRGLIERSKTMAQVAGVIGHEIGHVVRRHSVKQMQKAQGANLVVTAGCLLSRVCDGSVGQTAIQLGGGLVFSKFSRDDEAEADAEGVRLMVRARIDPHGIPEMFRILLDERKQTPGVTESFFASHPLEENRIAASSALIATYPAGDLKGLATDSPFFQAFKKKLAALPPPPKKKS, encoded by the coding sequence GTGACCCTGGCGGGTTGCGCCATCAACCAGGCGCAGGAAGTGGACATGGGGAAGAACTATTCCACCCAGATCGCCAAGCAGCTTCGGCTGGTGCAGGACCCCGACATCACGGCGTATATCAACTTCTTGGGCGACTCGCTGGCTCGGCTCACGGAGCGCCGAGACCTGGAGTGGCACTTTGAGGTGGTGGACGATGTGGACGTCAACGCCTTCGCTGTGCCCGGGGGCTACATCTACGTGAATCGGGGGCTCATTGAGCGCTCCAAGACGATGGCGCAGGTGGCCGGCGTTATTGGCCACGAGATTGGCCACGTGGTACGGCGTCACTCGGTGAAGCAGATGCAAAAGGCGCAGGGCGCCAATCTGGTGGTGACGGCGGGTTGCCTGCTGAGCCGTGTCTGCGACGGCAGCGTAGGACAGACGGCCATTCAGCTGGGCGGCGGTTTGGTGTTCTCCAAGTTCAGCCGCGATGACGAAGCCGAAGCAGACGCCGAGGGCGTGCGCCTGATGGTGCGCGCGCGCATTGACCCGCACGGCATTCCGGAGATGTTCCGCATTCTGCTCGATGAGCGAAAGCAGACGCCCGGCGTGACTGAGTCGTTCTTTGCCTCGCACCCGCTCGAGGAAAACCGCATCGCAGCCTCGTCGGCGCTGATCGCCACCTATCCGGCAGGCGACCTCAAAGGGCTCGCGACCGACTCGCCGTTCTTTCAGGCGTTCAAGAAAAAACTCGCGGCGCTCCCGCCTCCGCCCAAGAAAAAGAGTTGA
- a CDS encoding purine-nucleoside phosphorylase, producing the protein MNLHGSAAAKAAARSVSDRLGVQAPVAAIILGSGLGELADRIEQPTRANYSEIPGFFSTHVEGHKGELIRGFLGGKEILALAGRFHMYEGHEARVSAFPVRVARALGAKVLFVSNAAGGVRRTFKPGDLMLIEDHINLMFRNPLIGPVEDGDTRFPDMSAPYSPRLIALLQASAKETGVPLAAGVYAGLLGPTYETPAEVRMLEKLGADATGMSTVPEVIVAAALGMEVAGVSLITNLASGITADAISHADVVEVGKQAAGRFANLVTAFIAKL; encoded by the coding sequence GTGAACTTGCATGGCAGTGCGGCGGCCAAGGCCGCGGCGAGGTCTGTGTCTGATCGACTTGGCGTGCAGGCGCCGGTCGCCGCGATCATCCTCGGCTCGGGCCTCGGTGAGCTGGCCGATCGCATCGAGCAGCCCACGCGCGCGAACTACTCCGAAATCCCGGGGTTCTTCTCCACGCACGTTGAGGGGCACAAAGGCGAACTCATTCGCGGATTCCTCGGCGGCAAAGAAATCCTCGCGCTCGCTGGGCGCTTTCACATGTACGAAGGGCACGAAGCGCGCGTCTCGGCATTTCCCGTACGGGTCGCGCGTGCGCTCGGCGCCAAGGTGCTTTTTGTATCCAATGCGGCTGGCGGCGTGCGGCGCACCTTTAAGCCCGGCGACCTGATGTTGATCGAAGATCACATCAACCTGATGTTCCGCAATCCGCTCATTGGGCCAGTGGAAGACGGCGACACACGCTTCCCCGACATGTCCGCACCGTACTCGCCGCGATTGATTGCCTTGCTGCAGGCGAGCGCCAAGGAAACCGGCGTGCCGCTTGCGGCCGGCGTCTATGCAGGCTTGCTCGGCCCAACGTACGAGACGCCCGCTGAAGTGCGGATGCTCGAGAAGCTCGGCGCCGATGCCACGGGCATGTCCACTGTGCCAGAGGTGATTGTTGCCGCGGCACTCGGTATGGAAGTCGCCGGCGTGAGCCTCATTACCAACCTCGCGTCGGGGATCACCGCAGACGCGATTAGTCACGCGGATGTCGTAGAGGTCGGAAAGCAGGCCGCCGGTCGCTTCGCCAACCTCGTCACGGCGTTTATCGCCAAGCTCTAG
- the add gene encoding adenosine deaminase: MTALPPELLRRIPKAELHCHLDGSVRASTLLELAREHDVPMPATTPEALAHHMYVRDARHLEDYLTRFDTTLSVMQSAASLERITYELAEDAAADGVRYIEIRYAPVLNQQWGLTLDETVDAPLRGLERARNAHNIQGRLIICSLRHLSPSVSLELAHLAARWRGQGVVGFDLAGGEAGHPAALHQAAFRHASEHGMFCTCHAGEGAGAESVREAVHVCGAQRIGHGTRLIEDERLTDELGEKGIVIEACLTSNVQTRAAKDYASHPLRAYFDRGLQVTLNTDNRLMSGVTLTDEYAHAAQDLHFSFDELCRLARMGFDAAFLEPDEKRQLLERVDREFAVLRSEVAP; the protein is encoded by the coding sequence GTGACGGCACTCCCCCCGGAACTGCTGCGCCGTATTCCCAAAGCCGAACTGCACTGTCACCTCGACGGTTCAGTCCGCGCCTCAACGTTGCTCGAACTCGCGCGCGAACATGACGTGCCAATGCCCGCCACCACCCCTGAGGCGCTGGCCCATCATATGTACGTGCGCGACGCGCGGCACCTCGAGGATTACCTCACGCGCTTCGACACCACGCTCTCCGTGATGCAGAGCGCCGCATCGCTCGAACGCATTACCTACGAACTCGCCGAAGATGCGGCGGCCGACGGCGTGCGCTATATCGAGATTCGCTACGCGCCGGTGCTCAATCAGCAGTGGGGACTCACGCTCGACGAAACCGTGGACGCCCCACTCCGCGGCCTCGAGCGCGCGCGAAATGCGCACAACATTCAGGGCCGGCTCATCATTTGTTCGCTGCGCCATTTGTCCCCAAGTGTGTCGTTGGAGCTCGCACACTTGGCCGCGCGCTGGCGCGGACAAGGCGTGGTGGGTTTTGATCTCGCCGGGGGCGAGGCAGGGCATCCAGCCGCGCTCCATCAGGCTGCATTTCGCCACGCGAGCGAGCACGGTATGTTCTGCACCTGTCACGCGGGCGAGGGTGCCGGCGCGGAATCGGTGCGCGAGGCGGTGCACGTGTGCGGCGCCCAGCGCATCGGGCACGGCACGCGGCTCATCGAGGACGAACGCCTCACCGACGAACTCGGCGAAAAAGGCATTGTCATTGAGGCCTGCCTCACGAGCAACGTGCAGACGCGCGCCGCCAAGGACTACGCCTCGCATCCGCTGCGCGCGTATTTCGACCGCGGGCTCCAGGTCACCCTGAACACCGATAACCGGCTCATGAGCGGCGTCACGCTCACCGACGAATACGCACACGCCGCGCAGGATTTGCATTTCAGTTTTGATGAGTTGTGCCGGCTGGCTCGTATGGGTTTCGACGCCGCCTTCTTGGAGCCCGACGAAAAACGTCAGCTGCTCGAACGCGTCGACCGCGAGTTCGCCGTTCTCCGTTCTGAGGTAGCACCGTGA
- a CDS encoding 5'-nucleotidase C-terminal domain-containing protein, whose product MERTRAALGALFLALAVQLPAQGLPVDIIVASTTDVHGRLRGWDYYADTAEAARGLTRAATIVDSVRAANPGRVILVDAGDLLQGNPLTYAAARIDTTGVHPVIAAMNAMRYDAAAVGNHEFNYGLPTLRRAMAGATFPFLAANVRTPDGKRAWSAFTVVERSGLKIAIVGATTPGSMVWDREQLVGRLTIGDIIAEVRQAVDEARNGGADVVVVVVHAGLSGDTGDDTVSTGLTAENPVARLAQDVPGIDAIVYGHSHREVADTSINGVLLTQPRNWATSVSVAHLQFEIRGATWRPIGKHASIVQAAGHAEQPALIAVVAKAHDAARRYAGTVAGRTEITWRADSARVADTPIMDFVLETMRKAAGADLASAAAFSLDVKIAAGPITVAQLAQLYPYDNTLKSLRISGAQLRAYLEQSASYFDVTGSGDALQVRPNPKIPGYNFEMVAGADYQIDLTKPAGARVAGLSVRGKPVRDGDSFTIALSNYRAGGAGGYAMLNGAPVVHDKQLEIRQLLIDEVTRRGTLRPSDYFVRNWSVTPAALAAQALRAITGAGDFEAVRPAKPAAPATASSPAASPAAPSRAGRPAILRIISTNDFHGALEPRPDGNNGLRGGAAQVAALIHKAEVDCAANCVSILVDGGDLFQGTPASNLAFGRPIVTLYNALGYAATALGNHEFDWGQDSLRARIKGARFAILAANVRNTDGSAVSWIRADTIVERGGLKIGIIGVATPATPSMSKKSNVAGLRFDPPAASVNASARSLRARGADVVVVVAHAGAFCSRDTGCAGEILDLAREITEPVDAIVSGHTHSLVNTEVNGVPIVQARSSGRSLAVIDLPVDRAARATQMKHDVWTVTSDSITPDPAVAALLKSALAAVAPLVSRPIVTVATAMERTGAQYALGNLIADAERAATNADIGLMNNGGIRANLAAGPATYGALFEIQPFANQLVKLRVPGRALRVYLESLVRGDAPRNHVSGVTVRYDKSKPAGARIVEARVAAELLDDDRSYTLVFPDIFVSDNADYVALAKAATATETPGVIDLDALIAYLSSRPGGTVTADAAPRLISVAP is encoded by the coding sequence ATGGAACGCACCCGTGCGGCGCTTGGCGCCCTCTTCTTGGCTCTCGCCGTCCAGTTGCCGGCGCAAGGGCTCCCCGTCGACATCATTGTCGCCTCGACCACGGACGTCCACGGCCGGTTACGCGGCTGGGACTACTACGCCGACACCGCCGAAGCCGCCCGCGGACTCACGCGCGCCGCGACGATCGTCGATTCGGTCCGTGCCGCGAACCCGGGTCGGGTGATTCTGGTAGACGCCGGCGACCTGCTGCAGGGCAATCCGCTCACCTACGCCGCTGCGCGCATCGATACCACTGGCGTGCATCCGGTGATCGCGGCGATGAACGCCATGCGCTACGACGCCGCGGCGGTGGGCAATCACGAGTTCAACTACGGGCTCCCGACGCTTCGCCGCGCGATGGCCGGGGCAACGTTTCCGTTTCTGGCCGCCAATGTTCGTACGCCTGACGGCAAGCGTGCCTGGTCGGCCTTCACCGTCGTGGAACGAAGTGGTCTCAAAATCGCGATTGTTGGCGCGACGACGCCCGGCTCAATGGTGTGGGACCGTGAGCAACTCGTTGGGCGGCTCACCATCGGCGACATCATCGCCGAGGTGCGACAGGCGGTGGACGAAGCGCGAAACGGCGGCGCGGATGTGGTGGTGGTGGTCGTGCATGCTGGGCTGTCTGGTGACACGGGCGATGACACGGTCTCGACGGGGCTCACCGCGGAGAATCCAGTGGCTCGGCTCGCACAGGATGTGCCGGGCATCGATGCGATCGTATACGGCCATTCGCACCGCGAGGTCGCCGACACGTCGATCAATGGCGTGTTACTCACGCAGCCGCGCAACTGGGCCACGAGTGTGTCGGTGGCGCATTTGCAGTTTGAGATTCGCGGCGCCACCTGGCGTCCCATTGGCAAACATGCGTCGATTGTTCAGGCGGCGGGGCACGCCGAACAGCCGGCGCTGATCGCCGTTGTCGCAAAGGCCCACGACGCCGCGCGCCGATACGCCGGTACAGTTGCGGGGCGCACGGAGATCACGTGGCGCGCCGATTCTGCCCGAGTGGCCGACACACCGATCATGGACTTTGTGCTCGAAACCATGCGCAAGGCCGCGGGCGCCGATCTCGCATCAGCCGCGGCATTCTCGCTCGATGTCAAAATCGCGGCAGGGCCGATTACCGTCGCGCAACTCGCACAGTTGTATCCCTACGACAACACGCTCAAATCGTTGCGCATTTCTGGAGCGCAGTTGCGTGCATATCTCGAACAAAGCGCGAGTTACTTCGACGTCACCGGTTCCGGAGACGCGCTCCAAGTGCGCCCCAATCCGAAGATCCCGGGCTACAACTTCGAAATGGTCGCCGGCGCGGACTATCAAATCGATCTCACCAAGCCCGCAGGCGCGCGCGTCGCGGGGCTCAGCGTGCGCGGCAAGCCGGTGCGCGACGGCGATTCGTTTACCATCGCGCTCTCGAATTACCGTGCGGGGGGCGCTGGTGGCTACGCGATGCTCAACGGCGCGCCGGTGGTGCACGACAAACAACTCGAAATCCGCCAACTGCTCATCGACGAAGTCACACGCCGCGGCACCCTGCGGCCGTCGGACTATTTCGTGCGCAACTGGTCCGTGACTCCTGCAGCGCTCGCGGCGCAGGCGCTCCGCGCGATTACGGGCGCTGGTGACTTTGAGGCGGTGCGGCCCGCAAAGCCGGCAGCACCGGCGACGGCTTCGTCGCCCGCGGCGTCGCCAGCGGCGCCGTCGCGCGCGGGCCGGCCCGCCATCTTGCGCATTATCTCCACCAACGATTTTCACGGCGCGCTCGAACCGCGCCCCGACGGCAATAACGGACTTCGCGGCGGCGCCGCCCAAGTGGCGGCGCTCATTCACAAAGCCGAAGTCGATTGCGCTGCAAACTGCGTGTCCATTCTCGTCGACGGCGGCGACCTCTTTCAAGGCACCCCGGCGTCGAACCTCGCCTTCGGCCGGCCGATCGTCACCCTCTACAACGCACTCGGCTACGCGGCCACCGCGCTCGGCAATCACGAGTTTGATTGGGGGCAGGATTCGCTTCGCGCACGCATCAAGGGCGCGCGGTTCGCTATCCTCGCCGCGAACGTACGCAACACGGACGGCAGCGCCGTGTCGTGGATTCGTGCTGATACCATCGTCGAACGCGGTGGTCTCAAGATTGGCATTATCGGTGTGGCGACGCCGGCCACGCCGTCGATGAGCAAAAAGAGCAACGTCGCTGGGCTACGCTTCGATCCGCCGGCCGCATCGGTGAATGCGAGTGCGCGCTCGCTTCGTGCGCGTGGCGCGGATGTGGTGGTGGTGGTCGCGCACGCGGGGGCCTTCTGCAGTCGCGACACGGGCTGCGCGGGCGAGATTCTCGACCTCGCGCGCGAGATCACCGAACCGGTGGATGCGATTGTCAGCGGCCACACGCATTCGTTGGTGAATACCGAGGTGAACGGCGTGCCCATCGTGCAGGCACGGTCGAGCGGCCGCTCGCTCGCCGTGATTGATCTCCCCGTGGATCGTGCGGCGCGCGCCACGCAGATGAAGCACGATGTGTGGACCGTCACCAGCGATTCCATTACCCCAGACCCTGCGGTTGCCGCGCTGTTGAAGAGCGCGCTGGCGGCCGTGGCGCCGCTCGTCTCGCGCCCTATCGTTACGGTGGCCACGGCCATGGAGCGCACCGGCGCGCAGTACGCGCTCGGGAATCTCATTGCCGACGCCGAACGTGCGGCCACCAACGCTGATATTGGGTTGATGAACAACGGTGGCATTCGCGCGAACCTCGCGGCAGGGCCGGCCACCTACGGCGCGCTCTTTGAGATTCAACCGTTCGCCAATCAGCTCGTGAAGCTCCGCGTGCCCGGGCGCGCACTGCGCGTGTATCTCGAGTCGCTCGTGCGCGGTGACGCGCCGCGCAATCACGTGAGTGGTGTGACGGTGCGCTACGACAAGTCCAAACCCGCCGGCGCTCGCATTGTGGAAGCCCGCGTCGCTGCGGAGTTGCTCGATGACGATCGCTCGTACACGCTCGTCTTTCCCGATATCTTCGTCTCCGACAACGCGGACTACGTGGCGCTCGCCAAAGCCGCGACCGCAACCGAAACGCCTGGCGTGATCGATCTCGACGCGCTCATCGCATATTTGTCCTCTCGTCCGGGCGGTACCGTGACCGCCGACGCTGCTCCGCGCCTCATCTCCGTTGCCCCATGA
- the udk gene encoding uridine kinase, with amino-acid sequence MKPLIIGIAGGSGSGKSTVARKIADSITPASVAFIDMDAYYRNHVELTLDERRHLNWDHPDAFDLDLLAQHLDALSRGEPIQKPVYDFVTHLRDDRTVRVAAADVIVLDGILLFVDERVRARCDVKVFVDTDADVRLIRRIRRDMAKRGRPLDEILEQYLTTVQPMHLQFVEPSKRYADIIVPRGGHNTVAIDLIISTILRRMGSAPS; translated from the coding sequence ATGAAACCTCTGATTATTGGCATCGCTGGCGGGTCTGGATCGGGGAAGTCCACCGTAGCGCGGAAGATTGCCGATTCGATCACGCCGGCATCGGTCGCGTTTATCGATATGGATGCGTACTACCGCAACCATGTGGAGCTGACGCTCGACGAACGGCGCCATCTGAACTGGGATCACCCGGACGCGTTCGACCTCGACTTGCTGGCGCAACATCTCGATGCGCTGTCGCGCGGCGAGCCGATCCAGAAGCCGGTATACGATTTTGTCACGCACCTGCGCGACGATCGCACGGTGCGGGTCGCGGCCGCAGATGTGATTGTGCTCGACGGCATTCTGCTCTTTGTAGATGAGCGGGTGCGCGCGCGCTGTGATGTGAAGGTGTTTGTGGATACCGATGCCGACGTGCGGCTCATCCGGCGCATTCGCCGCGACATGGCGAAGCGGGGTCGGCCACTGGATGAGATTCTCGAGCAATACCTCACGACGGTGCAGCCCATGCACCTGCAGTTCGTAGAACCCAGCAAGCGGTACGCTGACATCATTGTTCCGCGAGGCGGCCACAATACCGTGGCCATCGACTTGATCATCTCGACCATCCTGCGACGCATGGGTAGTGCACCCTCATGA
- a CDS encoding response regulator transcription factor has translation MNAEATAADRILVVDDEPDIVALVVYHLAKAGYKVSSAQTGPDALAIARRERPALVILDLMLPGLSGFEVLEQLRADRATKHVAVLMLTARREEPDRIRGLTLGADDYLTKPFSPQELVLRISAILRRTSGGMPTADVITIDTIAIDRSAHRVTRDGAEIELTPTEFKLLLTLAERRGRVQSRGHLLETVWEAAPDIQTRTVDMHVQRLRSKLGDEGELIETVRGFGYRLRSPDGTPPSKLAR, from the coding sequence ATGAACGCCGAAGCAACCGCTGCTGACCGCATTCTCGTGGTGGACGATGAGCCCGACATCGTCGCCCTCGTGGTCTACCATCTGGCCAAGGCGGGCTACAAAGTTTCGTCGGCACAAACGGGGCCGGACGCGCTCGCCATCGCGCGACGCGAACGACCGGCGTTGGTGATTCTCGACCTCATGCTCCCCGGCCTTTCGGGGTTTGAAGTCCTTGAGCAGCTGCGTGCCGACCGCGCCACAAAGCACGTCGCCGTCCTCATGCTCACGGCGCGGCGCGAAGAGCCCGATCGCATTCGCGGTCTCACTTTGGGCGCGGACGACTACCTCACCAAACCGTTCAGCCCGCAAGAACTCGTGTTGCGGATTAGCGCCATTCTCCGTCGCACCTCCGGCGGGATGCCCACCGCCGATGTGATCACCATCGACACCATTGCCATTGATCGATCGGCCCACCGCGTCACGCGCGACGGCGCTGAGATTGAGCTGACGCCCACGGAGTTCAAGCTCTTGCTCACGCTCGCCGAGCGGCGTGGGCGCGTACAGTCGCGCGGGCACTTGCTCGAAACCGTTTGGGAAGCGGCGCCCGACATTCAGACGCGCACCGTGGACATGCATGTGCAGCGCCTCCGCTCCAAACTGGGCGACGAAGGCGAACTCATTGAGACGGTGCGCGGCTTTGGGTATCGCCTGCGGTCGCCGGACGGCACACCCCCTAGCAAGCTCGCGCGGTAG
- a CDS encoding ATP-binding protein, producing the protein MRLPTRLLLGALTIVGVLALFLTLVVDQKFYDRLSVMATEGLAREAQLVAAEWTPNVNAEELAARAARASGHRVTLIDSTGRVIGDSEFRGALLQQLENHASRPEVVQARATGQGSARRQSPSAGDSELYVAVRSPLGTARVSLATVTLDAIIASARRDVAVASGLAMMGALVLAWLFATNVSRPVRELRDVTRALAEGDFSRRPALAAPGEVGELADAVHRLAEQLAIRVEALRAEENVMRELAESLNEGIFAVDQRQQVVRINDTGRALLDRREPLPFPFDILPRERALRDALASALAGDTVREVEASFGGRTFSITARPLEQGGAVVALLDLTRLRRLETVRRDFVANVSHELKTPLTVVRGFAETLAQDEPDAETRRQFTTTILNNTRRMQRIVDDLLDLSRIESGSWVPEPVQADIASAVADALAVARPAADAKGIALHAEIDSDTAQAFADPTALRQILGNLVDNAVRHTAKGSVTVFATRADGRVTVGVRDTGSGIGAEHLPRIFERFYRVDPARSRAEGGTGLGLAIVKHLVDAHGGRVWAESDVGRGTTIRATFPDAALRG; encoded by the coding sequence ATGCGACTTCCCACTCGGCTCCTGCTCGGCGCCCTGACCATCGTCGGTGTGCTCGCGTTGTTTCTCACGCTCGTTGTGGATCAAAAGTTCTACGATCGACTCTCGGTGATGGCGACCGAGGGGTTGGCGCGTGAAGCGCAACTCGTGGCGGCGGAATGGACGCCGAATGTGAACGCCGAGGAGTTGGCGGCACGAGCCGCGCGCGCGAGCGGCCATCGCGTGACGCTCATCGATTCCACGGGTCGCGTGATTGGCGACTCTGAGTTTCGCGGTGCGTTGTTGCAGCAGTTGGAAAATCACGCATCCCGTCCCGAAGTGGTACAGGCGCGCGCGACCGGTCAGGGATCGGCGCGCCGCCAGAGTCCGTCGGCGGGCGACTCTGAGCTGTATGTCGCCGTGCGGTCGCCGCTGGGCACGGCTCGTGTTTCGCTTGCCACGGTGACACTTGACGCGATTATTGCATCGGCGCGGCGCGACGTGGCCGTGGCGAGCGGACTCGCCATGATGGGCGCGCTGGTGCTCGCGTGGCTCTTCGCGACGAATGTGTCGCGCCCGGTCCGCGAGTTGCGCGACGTGACCCGCGCACTGGCTGAGGGCGATTTTTCGCGGCGCCCCGCGCTGGCCGCACCGGGAGAAGTTGGCGAGCTCGCCGACGCGGTGCATCGACTTGCCGAACAACTGGCGATTCGAGTGGAGGCGCTTCGCGCCGAAGAAAACGTGATGCGCGAACTCGCCGAGTCGCTGAACGAAGGGATTTTTGCGGTGGATCAGCGCCAGCAAGTGGTGCGCATCAATGACACCGGCCGCGCGCTGCTCGACCGCCGAGAGCCGTTGCCGTTTCCGTTTGACATTCTGCCGCGCGAACGCGCGCTCCGCGATGCGCTGGCGTCAGCGCTCGCCGGCGACACGGTGCGCGAAGTGGAAGCGTCCTTTGGTGGCCGCACGTTCTCCATTACGGCACGCCCGCTCGAGCAAGGGGGCGCGGTGGTCGCGCTCCTCGACCTCACGCGGTTGCGCCGACTCGAAACCGTGCGGCGCGACTTTGTGGCCAACGTCTCGCACGAGCTCAAGACACCGCTGACGGTGGTGCGCGGATTCGCCGAAACGCTCGCGCAGGATGAGCCGGACGCGGAGACGCGCCGCCAGTTCACGACCACGATTCTGAACAACACGCGCCGGATGCAGCGCATTGTGGATGACCTGCTCGATCTCTCGCGCATTGAGTCAGGCAGTTGGGTGCCAGAGCCGGTGCAGGCGGATATTGCCTCTGCGGTGGCCGACGCCCTCGCGGTGGCGCGTCCGGCGGCGGATGCCAAGGGCATTGCGTTGCACGCCGAAATTGACAGTGACACCGCGCAGGCCTTTGCCGACCCTACTGCGCTGCGCCAGATCCTCGGCAACCTCGTGGACAACGCGGTGCGCCACACGGCGAAAGGCAGCGTGACGGTGTTTGCGACGCGCGCCGATGGACGCGTGACCGTTGGCGTCCGCGACACGGGCAGTGGCATTGGCGCGGAACACCTGCCGCGCATCTTCGAGCGGTTCTACCGCGTGGACCCAGCGCGCTCGCGCGCTGAGGGCGGCACCGGGCTGGGGCTGGCCATCGTGAAGCATCTGGTGGACGCACACGGCGGCCGCGTGTGGGCCGAGAGCGACGTAGGCCGCGGCACGACGATTCGCGCGACCTTTCCCGACGCGGCGCTCCGCGGGTAG